A genome region from Verrucomicrobiota bacterium includes the following:
- a CDS encoding non-canonical purine NTP pyrophosphatase produces the protein MKTFLLSTRNAHKVAEIRALLGDAFEYLTLADFPEAPTVKEDADTFAGNAAKKAVELAAWVSRQGISTLKSQISDLWVLADDSGLEVDAIGGAPGVHSARFAALDQGAPGNSPDAANNAKLLRLLDGVPWEKRTARFRCVIAIVAVRTLAIATTDRSSVDVQGFQGTCEGRIGLAPRGDAGFGYDPLFVPDGFAQTFAELGEDTKNQISHRAKALLKLRQWLKT, from the coding sequence GTGAAGACGTTCCTCCTTTCCACGCGCAACGCCCACAAGGTGGCTGAAATCCGCGCGCTCCTTGGAGATGCGTTCGAGTATTTGACTCTCGCCGATTTCCCGGAAGCGCCGACGGTGAAGGAGGACGCGGATACTTTTGCAGGGAATGCGGCCAAGAAGGCGGTCGAACTTGCGGCATGGGTGAGCCGCCAAGGAATCTCAACTCTCAAATCTCAAATCTCAGATCTCTGGGTGCTGGCGGATGATTCGGGTTTGGAGGTGGATGCGATCGGGGGCGCGCCAGGCGTGCATTCCGCGCGGTTCGCGGCGCTGGATCAAGGCGCGCCCGGCAATTCGCCCGATGCGGCCAACAATGCCAAGCTTCTGCGCTTGCTGGACGGCGTGCCGTGGGAAAAGCGGACGGCTCGATTCCGCTGCGTGATTGCCATCGTCGCCGTTCGAACGTTAGCAATCGCCACCACGGATCGAAGTTCAGTGGATGTTCAAGGATTTCAAGGAACGTGCGAAGGACGCATCGGCCTTGCTCCTCGCGGCGATGCCGGCTTCGGCTACGATCCCTTGTTCGTTCCCGACGGTTTTGCACAAACTTTCGCCGAACTGGGCGAAGACACGAAGAACCAGATCAGTCATCGGGCGAAAGCGCTGCTGAAACTGCGGCAGTGGCTGAAAACGTAG
- a CDS encoding sugar phosphate isomerase/epimerase: MQNQKPGAARCSRREFAKRSLAVLPGVGLLATLNPLGGAETPHGKPNSKFAGVQVGLNVPYSFANGAMSGDDILKNCIQLGLSAVELRTQPVETFLGAQADLIFPKKTADAPSPAVRAEHLSKWRKSVSVDRAKEFRKKYEDAGVLIEIVKVDGLFQMSEDELDYVFTLAKTLGGRAISTEIVNRDADLKRVGQFADKHRLMVGLHGHASTKPEHWERAFALAKYNGANVDLGHFVAGNNVSPAAFIHEHHERVTHVHVKDRKLNNGPNTPFGEGDTPIKDLLRLIRDKKWNIQATIEFEYKIPAGSDRMKEIARTIEYCRDALV, from the coding sequence ATCCAAAACCAAAAGCCCGGCGCGGCGCGGTGCTCGCGACGTGAATTCGCCAAACGGTCGTTGGCTGTATTGCCGGGCGTGGGACTGCTGGCAACCCTGAATCCGCTGGGCGGCGCCGAGACTCCGCACGGGAAGCCCAACTCAAAGTTCGCCGGCGTGCAGGTGGGGTTGAACGTGCCTTACAGCTTTGCCAACGGCGCCATGAGCGGCGACGACATCCTCAAGAACTGTATCCAGCTCGGCCTCAGCGCGGTCGAGTTGAGAACACAACCCGTCGAAACTTTCCTCGGCGCCCAGGCCGATCTCATCTTTCCGAAAAAAACCGCTGATGCTCCTAGTCCCGCGGTCCGAGCCGAGCATCTGTCGAAATGGCGCAAATCCGTTTCCGTGGACCGCGCGAAGGAGTTTCGCAAGAAGTACGAGGATGCCGGAGTTCTGATCGAGATCGTCAAGGTGGATGGACTCTTCCAGATGTCGGAGGACGAGTTGGATTACGTCTTTACCCTCGCCAAGACGCTGGGCGGACGGGCGATTTCGACCGAGATCGTGAACCGGGACGCAGACCTCAAACGCGTTGGCCAGTTTGCCGACAAGCATCGGCTCATGGTGGGACTCCACGGCCACGCCAGCACCAAGCCCGAACATTGGGAGCGGGCCTTTGCTCTCGCGAAATACAACGGCGCGAACGTCGATCTTGGACACTTCGTGGCCGGCAACAATGTTTCGCCCGCCGCTTTCATCCATGAGCACCACGAACGCGTGACGCACGTTCACGTGAAAGACCGGAAGCTGAACAACGGACCGAACACGCCGTTCGGCGAAGGGGACACGCCGATCAAAGACCTCCTGCGCCTGATCCGCGACAAGAAGTGGAACATACAGGCCACAATCGAATTCGAATACAAGATTCCCGCCGGTTCGGATCGCATGAAAGAAATCGCCCGCACCATCGAGTATTGCCGAGATGCGCTGGTCTGA
- a CDS encoding exopolysaccharide biosynthesis protein, translated as MNPAVDIGAEPVRKIAFSHELQALMQQFADRPVRVAELLAATQGRGYDLLLVCIALPFCTPVPMLGLSMPFGLVVALIGARLALGQKPWLPQRLLARELPSQFLAKVLGAAARIVKLLECVLRPRLVFLHETLVFRRMAGALIMLSGVFLLLPLPVPFSNSLPALTVLLLAAGALERDGLCFVAGCAFFTVTAGFFLLLAVGGMQTVEMLREALTAE; from the coding sequence ATGAATCCAGCCGTTGACATTGGCGCCGAGCCTGTCCGCAAGATCGCTTTCTCGCACGAACTCCAGGCTTTGATGCAACAGTTCGCTGACCGCCCCGTGCGCGTTGCGGAATTGCTGGCGGCCACGCAGGGCCGCGGCTACGACCTGTTGTTGGTGTGCATCGCACTGCCATTTTGCACCCCCGTCCCGATGCTGGGATTGTCGATGCCGTTCGGGCTCGTGGTCGCGCTCATCGGCGCGCGGCTCGCCTTGGGACAGAAGCCCTGGCTGCCGCAGCGGCTCCTCGCGCGCGAACTTCCGTCGCAATTTCTCGCCAAAGTCCTCGGCGCCGCCGCCCGCATCGTGAAACTGCTGGAGTGTGTCTTGCGCCCACGCCTGGTGTTCTTGCACGAGACACTGGTATTTCGCCGCATGGCGGGCGCCCTCATCATGCTCTCCGGAGTATTTCTGCTCCTGCCGCTGCCGGTGCCATTCAGCAATTCGCTGCCTGCTCTCACCGTTCTGCTGCTCGCCGCGGGCGCACTGGAACGAGATGGACTCTGTTTTGTGGCCGGGTGCGCGTTCTTTACTGTTACGGCCGGGTTTTTCCTCTTGTTGGCCGTAGGCGGCATGCAGACGGTGGAAATGCTTCGAGAGGCACTGACGGCTGAATAA
- a CDS encoding HlyC/CorC family transporter, with translation MGADEILITVVQIAAVLALVLLNGFFVAAEFALVKVRDTQLEPLVSKGHRRARTARRIVHNLDAVLSATQLGITLASLALGWVGKPIFASLLAPVVNLLNIGPEQADWLAFAVGFTVITFLHIVAGEVAPKSLAIQKPLPTSLWVALPLHWFYKLFYPFIWVLNHAASWLLRRCGVEPVSEGELAHSDEELRLILARGRRHEGGPTLGQDITLNAFDLRHRRVRDVMHPRQEIVALDTEATIAECLALAERTRYSRFPLCESGSLDKTLGVVHFKDLVALRHEAKHGRDLGRVARKIIFVPEIARLEKLLSLFLERKLHFALVVDEYGGTVGMVTLENVLEELVGPIQDEFDQELPLVRQTGERAWELSGTLPLHKLGELTGENSADAGEAATLSGLVTHRLGRFPKVGDVLALGHCKLCVVETDGPRVAWLKLTHLANGLHATSLREGADPAEAAGGRSPSQTVTTPRS, from the coding sequence ATGGGCGCTGACGAAATCCTGATCACGGTGGTGCAGATTGCGGCGGTGCTGGCGCTGGTGCTGTTAAATGGTTTTTTCGTCGCCGCCGAGTTTGCGCTGGTCAAGGTCCGCGATACCCAGCTTGAGCCTCTGGTGTCCAAGGGACATCGACGCGCCCGAACCGCTCGACGCATCGTGCACAACCTGGACGCGGTCCTGAGTGCCACGCAACTTGGCATCACGCTGGCCAGCCTGGCTCTCGGATGGGTAGGCAAGCCGATCTTCGCGAGTCTCCTGGCGCCCGTGGTGAATCTACTGAACATCGGCCCGGAACAGGCCGACTGGCTGGCCTTTGCCGTCGGGTTCACGGTCATCACCTTTTTGCACATTGTCGCGGGGGAGGTTGCGCCCAAGTCCTTGGCCATTCAAAAACCGCTGCCCACTTCGTTGTGGGTCGCGTTGCCGCTCCATTGGTTCTATAAGCTCTTTTATCCCTTCATCTGGGTGTTGAACCACGCCGCCTCTTGGCTGCTGCGCCGCTGTGGAGTTGAGCCTGTGAGCGAAGGGGAACTGGCTCACTCCGACGAGGAGCTCCGGTTGATTCTGGCCCGGGGCCGCCGCCACGAAGGCGGTCCGACGCTGGGGCAGGACATCACGTTGAACGCTTTCGACTTGCGGCATCGTCGCGTGCGCGACGTGATGCATCCGCGGCAGGAAATCGTGGCTTTGGACACCGAGGCCACGATTGCTGAATGTTTGGCCCTGGCCGAGCGCACTCGTTATTCGCGCTTTCCACTGTGTGAAAGCGGCAGCCTTGATAAGACCCTTGGCGTGGTTCACTTCAAGGACTTGGTGGCCCTGCGCCACGAAGCCAAACACGGACGCGACCTGGGGCGAGTCGCCCGAAAAATCATCTTCGTTCCGGAAATCGCCCGGTTGGAAAAGCTGCTCAGCCTCTTCCTGGAGCGCAAATTGCACTTCGCGCTCGTCGTGGACGAATACGGTGGCACGGTCGGGATGGTGACCCTGGAAAACGTGCTGGAGGAACTGGTCGGTCCGATCCAGGACGAATTCGATCAGGAATTGCCGCTCGTCCGGCAGACGGGTGAGCGTGCCTGGGAACTGAGCGGAACTCTGCCTCTGCACAAGCTGGGCGAACTAACCGGCGAAAACTCCGCCGACGCCGGTGAGGCGGCCACTCTGTCGGGTCTGGTGACACATCGCCTGGGTCGGTTCCCCAAGGTGGGAGACGTGTTGGCGCTGGGCCACTGCAAATTGTGTGTGGTGGAAACGGACGGTCCACGGGTGGCGTGGCTGAAACTGACGCACCTGGCGAACGGGTTGCACGCCACCTCGCTCCGAGAGGGGGCCGACCCTGCTGAAGCGGCAGGAGGGCGGTCTCCAAGCCAAACCGTCACAACACCGCGTTCATAG
- the hflC gene encoding protease modulator HflC, protein MAQLASGCCHFCPWALRMARPCLCPRGQRNESVERTERTMKTKLFSIGGLMALALVFAVTPQTFVAVNETEQVIITQFGEYIRTIQQPGLTLKVPLLQTANRFERRILASDAPKTEYLTQDKKRLVADPVTRWRIADPLQFYKTVRDESAARARLDDLVFSELRREVASHTFAAVIGAKRETIVDNVAKAVREKAREFGIEVVDVRIKRADLPGEVQQSVFARMQAEREREAKRYRSEGQEEAAKLMAETDKQRTIVLAQAKQDSEKLRGEGDATATRIYAEAYGKDPEFYGFVRSLQAYEQFLGKRSTLVLAADSELFRYLPSPHRATAAPKPAPEPSRAAQLTPKP, encoded by the coding sequence ATGGCGCAGTTGGCCAGCGGTTGCTGCCACTTCTGCCCGTGGGCGCTGCGCATGGCGCGACCTTGCCTCTGCCCGCGCGGCCAACGCAATGAATCTGTGGAACGAACTGAACGAACTATGAAAACAAAACTCTTCAGCATCGGCGGCCTGATGGCCCTGGCCTTGGTCTTCGCCGTGACGCCGCAGACGTTCGTGGCGGTCAACGAAACCGAGCAAGTCATCATCACCCAGTTCGGAGAATACATCCGCACCATTCAACAACCAGGTTTGACGCTCAAGGTCCCCCTGCTCCAAACCGCCAACCGTTTCGAGCGGCGTATCCTGGCCAGCGACGCCCCCAAGACCGAATACCTCACACAGGATAAGAAACGTCTGGTGGCTGATCCCGTGACCCGCTGGCGCATCGCCGATCCACTCCAATTCTACAAGACCGTGCGTGACGAGTCCGCGGCCCGGGCTCGCTTGGATGACCTTGTGTTCAGCGAGCTGCGCCGTGAAGTCGCCAGTCACACCTTCGCCGCCGTCATCGGCGCCAAGCGGGAGACCATCGTGGATAATGTGGCCAAGGCCGTGCGCGAAAAGGCGCGCGAGTTTGGCATCGAAGTGGTGGATGTTCGCATCAAGCGAGCCGACCTGCCGGGCGAAGTCCAGCAGAGCGTCTTTGCCCGCATGCAGGCCGAGCGTGAGCGCGAAGCCAAACGCTACCGCAGCGAAGGCCAGGAAGAAGCCGCCAAGCTGATGGCTGAGACCGACAAGCAACGCACCATCGTCCTCGCCCAGGCGAAACAAGACTCTGAAAAGCTCCGCGGTGAAGGCGATGCTACGGCCACGCGTATCTACGCCGAGGCCTACGGCAAAGACCCGGAGTTCTATGGCTTTGTGCGCAGCCTCCAGGCCTACGAACAATTCCTTGGCAAACGCAGCACTCTGGTGCTGGCAGCCGATTCCGAACTCTTCCGGTACTTACCGAGCCCCCATCGTGCGACCGCCGCGCCTAAACCGGCCCCGGAACCATCCCGGGCAGCTCAACTAACTCCTAAACCGTGA
- the hflK gene encoding FtsH protease activity modulator HflK: MASRHRRTIRKAVRGLFDYRDAGGFHRNANRVSEVAQTPPSRRFGSSQSRAGKAGTARVTRSGKTDLNTTSKKKTHMSPRYDEPPFEDQLARQFEQAGRLLKKYLPKILPVALLLAAAVWLSSGVYVVEPGHKGVVRTFGKETARTAPGLNYRYPWPFQKVDVVSEEQIRRIEVGFRSGQRVQEESMMLTGDENIVEAQMVVQFRVADPGKLLFRLRDPEGSLRAATEVALRSVVGSMTIDQVMIEERAKVQEDTRALVQRLMDDYQSGLVITEIKLQAADPPDAVRDAFHDVVRAREDKERLINQARGYQADLLPRARGEAQKILREAEGYKEQRVLLAQGEAARFLSVLAEYEKAKDVTRDRLHLETVEKILPDSDKVIVDGAVGQRLLPLLPVGAAHGATLPLPARPTQ, encoded by the coding sequence ATGGCAAGCCGTCACCGAAGGACAATCCGAAAAGCTGTTCGCGGCCTGTTTGATTACCGTGATGCTGGCGGCTTCCATCGCAATGCTAATCGGGTTAGTGAAGTCGCTCAAACTCCGCCCAGCCGCCGTTTCGGCTCAAGCCAATCGCGCGCCGGAAAAGCCGGAACCGCCAGAGTCACACGCTCAGGAAAGACCGACCTAAACACGACCTCAAAAAAAAAGACGCATATGAGTCCCCGCTACGACGAACCGCCGTTTGAAGATCAATTGGCCCGGCAATTCGAGCAAGCCGGCCGGTTGCTCAAGAAATATCTGCCCAAAATTCTGCCGGTGGCCTTGCTCCTCGCCGCCGCCGTTTGGCTGTCCTCCGGCGTGTACGTCGTCGAGCCCGGCCACAAAGGCGTGGTCCGCACGTTTGGCAAAGAAACCGCCCGCACCGCCCCCGGCCTCAATTACCGCTATCCGTGGCCGTTTCAGAAAGTAGATGTCGTGAGCGAAGAACAGATTCGCCGCATCGAAGTCGGCTTTCGCAGCGGACAACGGGTCCAGGAAGAATCGATGATGCTCACGGGCGATGAGAACATCGTCGAGGCGCAGATGGTTGTGCAGTTTCGCGTGGCTGATCCCGGCAAGCTGCTCTTCCGCCTGCGCGATCCGGAAGGCTCCTTGCGCGCCGCCACGGAGGTCGCCCTGCGCAGTGTTGTCGGCAGCATGACCATTGACCAGGTCATGATTGAAGAACGGGCCAAGGTGCAGGAGGACACCCGCGCTTTGGTCCAGCGCCTGATGGATGATTACCAGTCGGGCCTGGTCATCACCGAGATCAAGCTTCAAGCGGCAGACCCACCCGATGCCGTGCGCGATGCCTTCCATGACGTAGTGCGGGCCCGCGAAGACAAGGAGAGGTTGATCAATCAGGCGCGGGGCTACCAGGCGGACCTCCTGCCCCGGGCGCGCGGTGAAGCCCAGAAGATTCTCCGAGAAGCCGAGGGCTACAAAGAGCAGAGGGTTCTCCTGGCTCAAGGCGAAGCCGCGCGCTTCCTGAGCGTGCTGGCTGAATACGAAAAGGCCAAGGACGTCACCCGCGACCGGCTCCACCTGGAGACGGTCGAAAAAATCCTGCCCGACAGCGACAAGGTGATTGTGGATGGCGCAGTTGGCCAGCGGTTGCTGCCACTTCTGCCCGTGGGCGCTGCGCATGGCGCGACCTTGCCTCTGCCCGCGCGGCCAACGCAATGA
- a CDS encoding zinc metallopeptidase, with translation MLLTIFISTMAIALLARWHVRRRYTRFSQVPASAGFTGAEVARQILEAAHIHEVEIVEHEELLGDHYDPIHKRLVLSAANYHGTSVAALGVAAHEAGHALQHQQAYAPLHLRMAAVGLTNFASQIVTFLPLLGMGTGLLSAQLGLTVMAVAWGTIMTFNLVTLPVEFDASRRAKVLLARMGFISAAAENAAVSKVLNAAALTYVAAFLTSLIYFLFYLLPLLTGRSRD, from the coding sequence ATGCTGTTGACGATCTTCATTTCAACCATGGCGATCGCCCTGCTGGCACGATGGCACGTGCGGCGGAGGTACACTCGTTTCAGCCAGGTGCCTGCCAGCGCTGGCTTCACCGGCGCGGAGGTCGCGCGCCAGATTTTGGAGGCGGCTCATATTCACGAGGTGGAGATCGTCGAGCACGAGGAACTGCTCGGCGACCATTACGACCCCATTCACAAGCGGTTGGTGCTCTCGGCGGCGAACTATCACGGTACCTCGGTGGCGGCGCTCGGTGTCGCGGCGCACGAAGCCGGGCACGCCCTTCAACATCAACAAGCCTACGCGCCCTTGCACCTGCGCATGGCCGCCGTTGGGTTGACGAACTTTGCCAGTCAGATCGTCACGTTTCTCCCGCTCTTGGGCATGGGGACAGGTCTGCTCTCCGCGCAACTCGGGCTGACGGTGATGGCCGTGGCCTGGGGCACGATCATGACGTTCAACCTCGTCACGCTGCCGGTGGAGTTTGACGCGTCGCGCCGGGCCAAGGTGCTGTTGGCGCGCATGGGCTTTATCAGCGCGGCGGCGGAGAACGCCGCCGTGAGCAAGGTGCTGAATGCGGCGGCGCTGACCTACGTGGCCGCGTTCCTCACGTCGCTGATTTACTTCCTGTTCTACCTGCTGCCGCTGCTGACCGGGCGGAGCCGAGACTAA
- a CDS encoding sigma-54-dependent Fis family transcriptional regulator, which yields MNLQPTRLLLVEDDKSAALSLERVLAAKGYTVAIAYRGDDGLARAQAEPFDVVLTDLKMPGLGGLDLIQRLHAARPRLPIILMTAHGTTETAIEATKHGAFEYLVKPFEMPELLDLLAKAAASARLAAEPVSLGETASPAQDALIGNSRAMQAVYKEIGRVAAKPVTVLIRGETGTGKELVTRALFQHSDRADKAFIAVNCAAIPETLLESELFGHERGAFTGAEARRIGRFEQAHTGTLFLDEIGDLSLFTQAKLLRVLQDKCIQRLGGRETISVDVRILAATHRDLEAAIAARQFREDLFYRLASVVIHLPPLRERLEDVPGLVNYFLRRFSLELALPGVGIQPEAVSWLQRQPWPGNVRQLANTLRQALLLAREFPVGVEHLTSVAPRAAAPPPSPDQSLAALVDQILDAAKRGEIPDAHAAALEAVERQLFLRAYELAGGNQAKAARWLNVSRQTMREKLTQFGMRAAAEQGVSSVQPQRAPHGQSQARAATGCD from the coding sequence ATGAATTTACAGCCCACCCGTCTCCTGTTGGTTGAAGACGACAAAAGCGCCGCCCTCTCGCTCGAACGGGTTCTCGCGGCCAAAGGGTACACCGTGGCCATCGCCTATCGCGGTGACGACGGGTTGGCTCGGGCGCAGGCCGAGCCATTCGATGTGGTCCTCACCGACCTCAAAATGCCGGGGCTCGGCGGCCTGGATCTCATCCAGCGCCTTCATGCCGCGCGCCCCCGTTTGCCCATCATCCTCATGACGGCTCACGGCACCACCGAGACCGCCATCGAAGCAACCAAGCACGGCGCGTTCGAATACTTGGTTAAACCGTTCGAAATGCCCGAACTCCTGGATCTGCTGGCCAAGGCTGCAGCCAGCGCGCGTCTCGCCGCCGAGCCAGTCAGCCTCGGCGAAACCGCCAGCCCTGCGCAAGATGCGCTCATCGGCAACAGCCGCGCCATGCAGGCCGTGTACAAGGAGATTGGGCGCGTCGCGGCCAAGCCTGTCACCGTGCTCATTCGCGGCGAAACGGGCACCGGCAAGGAACTGGTCACCCGCGCCCTTTTTCAGCACAGCGACCGCGCCGACAAAGCCTTCATCGCCGTCAATTGCGCGGCGATTCCAGAGACGCTCTTGGAAAGCGAACTCTTCGGGCACGAACGCGGCGCCTTCACGGGCGCCGAAGCCCGGCGCATCGGCCGCTTCGAGCAAGCCCACACGGGCACGCTGTTCCTTGATGAAATTGGCGACCTGAGTCTCTTCACGCAGGCCAAGCTGCTGCGCGTGTTGCAGGACAAATGCATTCAACGACTCGGCGGGCGCGAAACCATTTCTGTGGACGTGCGCATCCTCGCAGCCACGCATCGCGATCTTGAAGCCGCCATCGCGGCCCGGCAATTTCGCGAAGACCTCTTCTATCGCCTGGCCAGCGTGGTCATTCACCTGCCGCCGTTGCGCGAGCGGCTGGAAGATGTTCCCGGCCTCGTAAACTACTTCCTGCGCCGCTTCAGCCTCGAACTCGCCTTGCCGGGCGTGGGCATCCAGCCCGAGGCCGTGTCCTGGCTCCAGCGGCAGCCCTGGCCGGGCAATGTCCGCCAACTCGCGAATACCTTGCGCCAGGCCCTCCTCCTGGCGCGCGAATTCCCGGTCGGCGTCGAGCACCTCACGAGCGTCGCTCCCCGCGCCGCTGCGCCTCCGCCGAGCCCTGACCAATCCCTGGCCGCCCTCGTGGACCAAATTCTGGACGCCGCCAAACGCGGCGAAATCCCCGACGCCCACGCCGCTGCTCTGGAAGCTGTGGAGCGGCAACTCTTCCTTCGCGCCTACGAACTGGCCGGCGGCAACCAGGCTAAAGCGGCTCGCTGGCTGAACGTCTCCCGGCAAACGATGCGGGAGAAGCTCACGCAGTTCGGCATGCGAGCCGCGGCCGAGCAGGGTGTGTCCTCAGTTCAACCGCAGCGAGCACCGCACGGCCAGAGCCAGGCCAGAGCCGCAACCGGGTGCGATTAG
- a CDS encoding Gfo/Idh/MocA family oxidoreductase → MNTRSQLHSASPITRRSFFKEGAIVTAGLASLSLRARAQVNKNSKLRIFQIGVGGVAGMQRNGLKGHPMVEWAGFCDVDRRQLDQIKKQHPGAWTLSDYREAFANRVNDFDAVIVDVPDFHHAPAMLTALKHNKHVYGQKPLVHQLAELRMMRDALDARPHLVTQMGNQRACNKGRMVSVEVLRQNQLGRPIEAYVWTGGVARGHYFADPWMSYPPAQPVPEYLNWDLWRGPIDHEMPYSEDLAPRRWRTFWETGGGQLADWGCHLLDLLYFAYDLPRPEAVVTHTPRPSGIGHTAHNQSTITYPGGGKFAREKFVVRYNDNALLPSFAALGLPPIKPGANHTMVVCEEGTLLLEADGRLKIFRKGKEMTDEPRPEVAPRNHWKDWADNCLGAKKPLWTPFQIGWRITEPALLAVKATRFPGQELRWDAENFRFTNHEKANSEILSRNYREGFAPPAVSY, encoded by the coding sequence ATGAACACGAGATCCCAACTTCACTCCGCTTCTCCTATCACGCGCCGCAGCTTCTTCAAGGAAGGCGCGATCGTCACCGCCGGCCTTGCTTCGCTCTCGCTGCGGGCGCGGGCGCAGGTCAACAAGAACAGCAAACTCCGCATTTTCCAGATTGGCGTCGGCGGCGTGGCCGGCATGCAACGGAACGGATTGAAGGGCCATCCAATGGTCGAATGGGCCGGCTTCTGCGATGTGGACCGTCGTCAGCTCGACCAGATCAAGAAGCAACATCCTGGCGCCTGGACGCTCAGCGACTATCGCGAGGCCTTTGCTAATCGGGTCAATGACTTTGATGCCGTGATCGTCGATGTGCCGGACTTCCATCATGCTCCGGCGATGTTGACGGCGCTGAAGCACAACAAACATGTCTATGGCCAGAAGCCGCTCGTGCACCAACTTGCTGAACTCCGAATGATGCGCGATGCCCTGGACGCGCGGCCCCATCTCGTGACGCAAATGGGCAATCAACGCGCCTGCAACAAGGGACGCATGGTGTCGGTGGAAGTCCTTCGCCAGAATCAACTGGGCCGGCCCATCGAGGCCTATGTGTGGACCGGCGGCGTGGCGCGCGGCCATTACTTCGCCGATCCGTGGATGTCGTATCCGCCCGCCCAGCCGGTGCCGGAATATTTGAACTGGGATTTGTGGCGCGGCCCCATCGACCATGAAATGCCTTACAGCGAAGACCTCGCGCCGCGGCGCTGGCGCACGTTCTGGGAAACGGGCGGCGGCCAGCTCGCCGACTGGGGCTGTCACCTGCTCGACCTGCTTTACTTCGCTTACGATCTGCCCAGGCCGGAGGCCGTCGTCACGCACACACCCCGGCCATCGGGCATCGGACACACCGCGCACAACCAGAGCACGATTACGTATCCTGGCGGCGGCAAGTTCGCCCGGGAGAAATTCGTGGTTCGCTACAATGACAACGCCCTCCTGCCGTCGTTTGCCGCGCTGGGATTGCCTCCGATCAAGCCCGGGGCGAATCACACCATGGTCGTGTGCGAAGAAGGCACGCTGTTGCTCGAAGCGGATGGAAGACTCAAGATCTTCCGAAAAGGCAAAGAGATGACCGACGAACCGCGACCGGAAGTCGCCCCGCGCAATCACTGGAAAGACTGGGCGGACAATTGTCTCGGCGCCAAGAAACCGCTTTGGACGCCATTCCAGATCGGCTGGCGCATTACCGAGCCGGCGCTTCTGGCGGTGAAGGCCACGCGTTTTCCGGGACAAGAATTGCGCTGGGACGCCGAGAACTTCCGGTTCACCAACCACGAGAAAGCCAACTCGGAAATTCTGTCGCGGAATTATCGGGAAGGCTTCGCCCCGCCGGCGGTGAGTTACTGA
- a CDS encoding carbon-nitrogen hydrolase family protein encodes MPGLSTDYFGDLAKKHRIHIVAGLIERDRHQLFNVAVLIGPDGKVAGKYRKVCLPDGEYDKGMSPGTDYSVFDTRLGKIGMMICYDGFFPEVARELSNRGAEIIAWPVWGCNPEQARARACEN; translated from the coding sequence ATTCCCGGCCTTTCGACCGATTACTTCGGCGACCTGGCGAAAAAGCATCGGATCCACATCGTGGCCGGCCTCATCGAACGCGACCGTCATCAATTGTTCAATGTGGCCGTGCTCATCGGCCCCGATGGCAAGGTCGCGGGCAAATACCGCAAAGTCTGTTTGCCGGACGGCGAATACGACAAAGGGATGTCGCCGGGCACGGATTATTCGGTCTTCGACACACGCCTGGGGAAGATCGGCATGATGATTTGCTACGACGGATTTTTTCCGGAAGTCGCGCGCGAGTTGAGCAATCGCGGCGCGGAAATCATCGCGTGGCCCGTGTGGGGCTGCAACCCGGAGCAAGCACGCGCCCGCGCGTGCGAAAACTAG
- a CDS encoding type II toxin-antitoxin system VapC family toxin translates to MDALTRAVELARNRALMEEVVDVNEAVRCEAVRLRTSAAVRVAAMDALIAATASHQNATLVHRDPHFAAIPANLLTQEILSAK, encoded by the coding sequence ATGGATGCACTGACGCGCGCCGTGGAACTGGCCCGTAATCGCGCCTTGATGGAGGAAGTCGTGGATGTGAACGAAGCCGTGCGGTGCGAGGCAGTTCGCTTGCGCACAAGCGCCGCAGTGCGCGTTGCCGCGATGGATGCACTGATCGCAGCGACGGCCTCTCACCAAAACGCAACTCTCGTTCATCGCGATCCGCATTTTGCCGCTATTCCTGCGAATCTCCTGACGCAGGAGATTTTGTCTGCGAAGTGA